The following proteins come from a genomic window of Shewanella halifaxensis HAW-EB4:
- a CDS encoding zinc ribbon domain-containing protein YjdM, with product MSAIPPCPKCESEYVYEDGSNLVCPECAHEWNPNEVIVDPDAIILKDAVGNLLAEEDKVTLIKDLKVKGSSLVLKVGTKAVIKRFVDADHDIDCKVDGHGQMMLKSKFVRKQN from the coding sequence ATGAGCGCAATTCCACCATGCCCAAAATGTGAGTCTGAATATGTATACGAAGACGGCTCAAATCTAGTTTGCCCAGAATGTGCTCATGAATGGAATCCGAACGAAGTTATCGTTGATCCAGATGCAATCATCTTAAAAGATGCAGTGGGTAACCTATTAGCTGAAGAAGACAAAGTGACGCTAATCAAAGACCTTAAGGTAAAAGGTTCATCACTAGTTCTTAAAGTGGGTACTAAAGCAGTTATCAAGCGTTTCGTAGATGCTGACCACGATATCGATTGCAAAGTTGATGGTCACGGCCAGATGATGCTTAAGTCTAAGTTTGTAAGAAAACAGAACTAA